GGCACCGGGGCGCGGCTGGCCCGAGGGCGGACAGGGGCGCTATTTTACCGTTTCGCGCTCCTGCGCGGGATCATGACCGCGCAGACTACCGAATTGCAGTGCGTATTGGCGCGTCAGTTCGGCACCGAAGAAGAAGATTTGTGCCGAATAATAGATCCAGAGCATCAGCGCCACGACCGATCCGGCCGCCCCGTACGACGATGCCACCGCACTGTTGCCCAGGTACAGGCCGATCAGGCGCTTGCCCACGGCAAACAACAAGGCCGTGATGACGGAGCCCATCATCACGTCGCGCCACGCGATGCGCGCATTCGGCAGCATCTTGAAGATCACTGCGAACAGCGCGGTAACGACGGCGAACGAAAACAGCGTCGAGATGCCCTCAGCCACCGGCGCGAACCATGTGGCCGTCCAGAGCTGCCCCCAGAAACGGTCGATCACGGCCAGCGCGGCGTTCACGATTAGCGACACCAGCAGCATGAAAGCCAGTACCAGAACGATGCTGAAGGACAGCAGCCGGGCCCGCAGCAGCTTCTGCCAGCCAGCGCCGGCCGGCGGCGGCGCATGCCAGATGTCGTCCAGGCTGCTCTTGAGCTCTGCGAACGCGCTGGTGGCGCCGACGAACAGGATGCCGGTGGCAATGACTGCCGCCACACCGCTGCCGCCAGCGCGATGCGTGGCGGCCAGAATGCCCTCGATCGCGGCGGCGCCCTTGGCACCGACCAGATCCTGAATCTGCGCGAAGATCTCACCGCGCGCCGCCTCGGCGCCGAAGAACAGTCCGGCGATGGAAATGACCAGCACCAGGATAGGCGCCAGCGAGAACAGCATGTAGAAGGACAACGCCGCGCCCTTGCTGGCGGCGCGATGGTCCAGCCACGAATTGATTGAGGCCGACACCACGCGCACGGTGCGCCCACCGGTGTGCCGGTCTGGAAGCCAGCGCCTGGGCGCCCGTTGCGAGGAAGCCTGCTCCGGGTTGTTTGGGGCGTGTTCAGGGGGCATGGCGTTCATCCTTGGGTAACTTCGCCAAGCATAAGTGGAGAGATCGGCACCGTCAAAGTCGTGCGGCCGCGCCACGATGAATACGACCGCCGTCATCGGCATCCGGGCGTGAGTTCATCATAGTGCGCGCGGTCAAGCACCGCGCGGACACGCCTGCTAGAGTAGATCAAGGCACAATAACCGGCCGGGTCATCCACTCGCCGGGATACCAGGAGGCAATCGTGATTCGCACCATGCTTGGCCGGTCCCATGTTGTGCGCGACATCGGGCTGACGCTCTGCCTGACGTTCTGCCTGGGCACGCTGGCAGGATGCGATCGGAATCAGGCGCCGGGGCCGGGCCCCAAACCCATCTCCAGTAACGGATCGCAAGCCGCAGCCACCAGCGCGTCGTCCCCGGCCGGCACGCCTCGCTAGAACACGGCACCGAGCGCGGTGCGGTCTGGTTCGGCAAGCACCGAGCGTACCCATTTCTGCGGCAGCGGATCGCCTGACCGCCTGTTTCAGGGTTGCA
This genomic interval from Cupriavidus metallidurans CH34 contains the following:
- a CDS encoding YihY/virulence factor BrkB family protein gives rise to the protein MPPEHAPNNPEQASSQRAPRRWLPDRHTGGRTVRVVSASINSWLDHRAASKGAALSFYMLFSLAPILVLVISIAGLFFGAEAARGEIFAQIQDLVGAKGAAAIEGILAATHRAGGSGVAAVIATGILFVGATSAFAELKSSLDDIWHAPPPAGAGWQKLLRARLLSFSIVLVLAFMLLVSLIVNAALAVIDRFWGQLWTATWFAPVAEGISTLFSFAVVTALFAVIFKMLPNARIAWRDVMMGSVITALLFAVGKRLIGLYLGNSAVASSYGAAGSVVALMLWIYYSAQIFFFGAELTRQYALQFGSLRGHDPAQERETVK